In the Pseudochaenichthys georgianus chromosome 1, fPseGeo1.2, whole genome shotgun sequence genome, one interval contains:
- the LOC117446840 gene encoding N-acetylmuramoyl-L-alanine amidase-like: MTLFGLSFFVLASSFFTVYSGPTGVHLRNMESFIQAVQQVEDSNPGLCPLALVRALRKTAGHDDEMTIHFLGASYSIAYAEVLEKAILNASSFSFFDKAIHHIVTDYGEERGVVLAPDGTTVALAPLLLGIETGLKAKVEGTPPVGMFPLTLGRRLGLSFLSLQDFPPSNRLGPNGCWDSVERPKLFKLSRPATLATDAVINGGMDGAILGMDYSNLPASEQPPALSEFLKGYYSYVLHEGQGLDDITSHVSPRRREISRSILEPLDLYSQVMETLALVWKLEKTEWIALDTGVGKAVKDGLQEFVNKFWVCPQIIPRCQWGAKAYQSTPIPLSLPVQFLYVHHTYEPSSPCLSFPNCSRNMRAMQRFHQEDRGWSDIGYSFVIGSDGYVYEGRGWNYLGTHTRGHNSIGYGVSIIGNYTAALPSHHAMDLLRHRLVQCAVDGGGLAANFTIQGHRQVVNYTSCPGDAFFSEIRSWEHFRE, encoded by the exons ATGACTTTATTTGGGCTGTCGTTTTTTGTTCTGGCTTCATCCTTCTTTACTGTCTATAGCGGGCCTACAG GTGTTCACTTGCGCAACATGGAGAGCTTCATCCAAGCCGTGCAGCAGGTGGAAGACTCCAACCCCGGTCTGTGCCCCCTGGCTCTGGTCCGGGCCCTGCGGAAGACTGCCGGCCATGACGATGAGATGACCATtcacttcctgggtgcctcgtATAGCATTGCTTACGCTGAGGTCCTAGAAAAAGCAATTCTTAATGCCTCATCCTTTAGTTTCTTTGACAAGGCCATCCACCATATTGTGACAGATTACGGAGAGGAACGAGGGGTGGTCCTCGCTCCTGATGGCACCACGGTAGCCCTTGCTCCTTTACTGCTAGGAATCGAAACAGGTCTGAAAGCAAAGGTGGAGGGGACACCACCAGTTGGGATGTTCCCTCTCACTTTAGGTCGAAGGCTGGGCTTGTCCTTCCTAAGCCTCCAGGACTTCCCTCCGTCTAATCGTCTGGGGCCCAACGGATGTTGGGACAGTGTGGAGCGCCCTAAGTTGTTCAAGCTGTCTCGGCCTGCCACACTGGCCACTGATGCCGTCATTAATGGGGGCATGGATGGTGCTATACTGGGCATGGACTACAGCAACCTCCCTGCATCTGAACAGCCGCCGGCCCTCAGCGAGTTTCTGAAAGGATACTACAGTTATGTCCTGCATGAGGGGCAGGGTCTTGATGATATCACTAGCCATGTCAGCCCGAGGCGAAGGGAGATCTCTAGATCCATTCTGGAGCCACTCGATCTTTACAGCCAGGTGATGGAGACACTAGCATTAGTCTGGAAGTTGGAGAAGACGGAGTGGATTGCTCTAGACACTGGAGTGGGGAAAGCAGTGAAGGATGGATTACAGGAATTTGTGAACAAATTCTGGG TCTGCCCTCAAATCATCCCACGTTGTCAGTGGGGGGCAAAAGCCTACCAGAGTACACCtatcccactgtctctgcccgtTCAATTTCTCTATGTTCACCACACCTATGAGCCATCTTCACCCTGTCTATCCTTCCCAAACTGCTCTCGCAACATGAGAGCCATGCAGCGTTTCCACCAGGAGGATCGTGGTTGGAGCGACATAGGATACAG ctttgtgattggctccGACGGCTACGTCTATGAAGGCCGAGGTTGGAACTACCTTGGCACACACACCAGGGGACACAATTCCATCGGGTACGGCGTGTCGATCATCGGTAATTACACTGCCGCCCTGCCGTCCCACCATGCCATGGACCTGCTGCGCCACCGACTAGTCCAATGTGCTGTAGATGGAGGAGGACTGGCTGCTAACTTTACCATCCAGGGCCACAGACAGGTGGTGAACTACACCTCCTGCCCTGGAGACGCCTTCTTTTCAGAAATAAGAAGCTGGGAACACTTCAGGGAATGA